Proteins encoded together in one Thalassotalea crassostreae window:
- a CDS encoding membrane dipeptidase: MVSIKRREFIQHIAKASVLATISGCSASSNILKSKNSLTLDQGKLYIDGLSFVPDDPIDVKASQLNSFIADISAIEQIENSDGSINYKRTYKACMKSIKAKAALMNSHLDTYLIANKGSDIAIAKAEDKCAVFMQIQGADCVESNLNQVDEFHDLGLRVLQLTHHYNNLYAGGALSVEKRGLSQRGFELIEKLESKNILIDLSHSSVESATDTLATAKGPIVQTHGAARALVNNARCTPDHILKGIADSGGVFGVFMMSWWLTNEKIPRAEHYIEHLKHIRNVAGIDAVAIANDYPLRGHEKALMSGNNNQVAIEGYDSWWKSVGDKGVLGFDKEVNHIVVPELNHIKRMRSIEYQLSKAKFSAAEIDKIMGKNWQRVLIDVLG, from the coding sequence ATGGTATCTATAAAAAGAAGAGAGTTTATACAACATATTGCCAAAGCTTCTGTTTTAGCAACAATTAGTGGCTGTTCAGCTTCGAGTAATATTCTTAAATCGAAAAACAGTTTAACGCTAGACCAAGGCAAACTTTATATCGACGGCTTGTCTTTTGTACCAGATGATCCGATTGACGTTAAAGCGTCACAGTTAAATAGCTTTATCGCTGACATCTCTGCAATAGAGCAAATAGAAAACAGTGACGGTAGCATTAACTATAAACGCACTTATAAAGCTTGTATGAAAAGCATTAAAGCAAAAGCTGCGTTAATGAATTCTCACCTTGACACTTATCTAATTGCCAATAAAGGCTCTGATATCGCTATCGCGAAAGCTGAAGATAAATGTGCGGTATTTATGCAAATTCAAGGTGCCGATTGTGTTGAATCTAATCTTAATCAGGTCGATGAATTCCATGACCTAGGGTTAAGAGTTCTGCAATTAACTCATCATTACAATAACCTTTATGCAGGTGGCGCGTTGAGTGTTGAAAAACGTGGCCTTAGCCAAAGAGGATTTGAGCTAATCGAAAAGTTAGAAAGCAAAAACATACTCATCGATTTATCTCATTCTAGTGTCGAAAGCGCTACAGATACATTAGCTACTGCCAAAGGACCGATAGTGCAAACACATGGCGCAGCACGGGCACTAGTAAATAATGCTCGTTGTACGCCAGATCACATACTTAAAGGGATAGCTGATAGCGGCGGAGTATTTGGAGTGTTTATGATGTCTTGGTGGTTAACGAATGAAAAGATACCAAGAGCAGAGCATTATATCGAACACCTTAAACATATACGCAACGTTGCCGGTATTGATGCTGTTGCCATTGCTAATGATTATCCACTTAGAGGCCACGAAAAAGCGTTGATGTCGGGTAACAATAACCAGGTAGCGATTGAAGGATACGATAGTTGGTGGAAAAGTGTTGGCGACAAAGGAGTGCTTGGCTTTGATAAAGAGGTAAATCACATTGTAGTACCAGAGCTTAATCATATTAAACGCATGCGCTCTATCGAATACCAATTGTCTAAAGCAAAATTTAGCGCAGCTGAAATAGACAAAATAATGGGTAAAAACTGGCAACGCGTACTTATTGACGTGTTAGGTTAA
- the serS gene encoding serine--tRNA ligase, translating into MLDTKLLRADIDNVAEQLAKRGFKFDTAQFNALEEMRKKLQVRTQELQNERNTRSKSIGQAKARGEDIQPLLAEVGQLGAQLDLAKEELNVLLTRIDDIVSALPNLMHESVPDGQSEDDNVEVRTWGTPKTFDFDVKDHVDLATNLDKGLDFESGAKLSGTRFVVMKGQIARLNRAIGQFMLDLHTDTHGYTEANVPLLVNHDSLFGTGQLPKFGEDLFHTDLGSKKFSLIPTAEVPLTNLVRDEIVDEDELPIKFTALSSCFRSEAGSSGRDIRGLIRQHQFDKVELVQLVKPETSFAALDELTGHAEKVLQALELPYRTVILCSGDIGFSATKTFDIEVWLPAQETYREISSCSNMGDFQARRMQARFRNKETNKTELLHTLNGSGLAVGRTLVAILENYQNEDGTINVPTVLQPYMGGLTKIG; encoded by the coding sequence ATGCTTGATACAAAACTGCTTAGAGCAGACATAGACAATGTTGCAGAGCAACTTGCTAAACGTGGGTTTAAATTTGATACAGCCCAATTTAATGCGTTAGAAGAAATGCGTAAGAAACTTCAAGTACGCACTCAAGAATTACAAAACGAACGTAATACACGTTCTAAATCAATTGGCCAAGCGAAAGCACGTGGTGAAGATATTCAGCCGTTGCTAGCTGAAGTAGGCCAGTTAGGTGCGCAATTAGATTTAGCTAAAGAAGAGCTAAACGTTTTATTGACTCGCATCGACGATATCGTTTCTGCTTTACCTAACTTAATGCACGAATCAGTGCCTGACGGTCAATCTGAAGATGACAACGTTGAAGTTCGAACTTGGGGAACACCAAAAACCTTCGACTTCGATGTTAAAGATCACGTTGATTTAGCAACAAACCTTGATAAAGGCCTTGATTTTGAAAGTGGCGCTAAATTGTCAGGCACACGATTTGTTGTGATGAAAGGTCAAATTGCTCGATTAAATCGTGCAATTGGTCAATTCATGTTAGATCTTCATACCGATACTCACGGGTATACTGAGGCTAACGTACCATTATTAGTTAATCATGATTCGCTATTTGGTACTGGTCAGTTACCTAAGTTTGGTGAGGATTTATTTCATACCGATTTAGGTAGCAAAAAATTCTCTTTGATCCCAACGGCTGAAGTTCCACTAACTAACTTAGTGCGTGATGAAATTGTTGATGAAGATGAGCTACCGATCAAGTTTACCGCGTTATCATCATGTTTCCGTTCAGAAGCAGGTTCTTCAGGTCGTGATATTCGTGGTTTGATCCGTCAACATCAATTCGATAAAGTAGAATTAGTTCAACTAGTTAAACCAGAAACATCATTTGCAGCGCTAGATGAGTTAACTGGCCATGCGGAAAAAGTTCTACAAGCACTTGAATTACCATACCGTACGGTAATTTTATGTTCTGGCGATATTGGCTTTAGCGCAACTAAGACTTTTGATATTGAAGTTTGGTTACCTGCACAAGAAACATACCGTGAAATTTCTTCATGTTCGAATATGGGTGATTTTCAGGCTCGTCGAATGCAAGCTCGTTTCCGTAATAAAGAAACCAACAAAACAGAATTGTTACATACATTAAACGGTTCAGGTTTAGCAGTAGGGCGCACATTGGTAGCAATCTTAGAAAACTACCAAAATGAAGATGGTACGATCAATGTTCCAACAGTATTACAGCCGTATATGGGCGGTTTAACCAAAATCGGTTAA
- a CDS encoding replication-associated recombination protein A produces the protein MTSDNASLSLDIEFEQGFAPLAARMRPRKLDQYIGQEHLLADGKPLKTAIEQGLCHSLIFWGPPGTGKTTLAELIATYANANIERISAVSSGVKEIRASIEKAKMAAQGQNRRTILFVDEVHRFNKSQQDAFLPFIEDGTITFIGATTENPSFELNQALLSRCRVYLLKKLSEEDLDNVLNQALNDKERGLGKLEVSLSEKAKLSLMALANGDARRLLNLTENCVDISPEQDNKVNIDVDIVNQVAGEKQALYDKGGDHFYDLISAFHKSVRGSDPDAALYWYCRILEGGGDPLYVGRRLLAIASEDIGNADPRAMQLAINAWDTFHRVGPTEGERAIAQATVYMALAPKSNAVYNAFKQARAFAKETGHLEVPLHLRNATSPLTQGLGHGKDYRYAHNEPNAYAAGENYFPTETGAVSFYQPTERGLERKLKEKIEYLRELDQQAAENTKGKLR, from the coding sequence ATGACCAGCGATAACGCTTCATTATCTTTAGATATAGAATTTGAACAAGGTTTTGCCCCGCTCGCAGCAAGAATGCGACCACGAAAGCTTGATCAATATATTGGTCAAGAACATTTGTTGGCTGACGGCAAACCGTTAAAAACTGCGATAGAACAAGGTCTTTGTCATTCTCTTATTTTCTGGGGACCGCCTGGTACTGGAAAGACAACACTGGCAGAGCTCATTGCGACCTATGCAAATGCCAATATTGAGCGCATCTCTGCGGTTTCCTCTGGTGTTAAAGAAATCCGTGCATCAATTGAAAAAGCCAAGATGGCAGCGCAAGGACAAAATCGTCGAACAATTTTGTTTGTTGATGAGGTCCATCGTTTCAATAAGTCTCAACAAGATGCATTCTTGCCCTTTATCGAAGATGGAACCATTACTTTTATTGGCGCAACAACAGAAAATCCTTCCTTTGAGCTAAACCAAGCCTTGTTGTCGCGCTGTCGAGTCTATCTGTTAAAAAAACTTAGCGAAGAAGATTTAGATAATGTACTCAATCAAGCGTTAAACGATAAAGAACGAGGACTTGGTAAGCTTGAGGTTAGCCTTAGCGAAAAAGCCAAGTTATCATTAATGGCGCTCGCTAACGGTGATGCCAGACGATTATTAAATTTGACCGAGAATTGTGTTGATATTAGCCCTGAACAAGACAACAAGGTGAATATTGATGTTGATATTGTTAATCAAGTCGCTGGTGAAAAACAGGCGCTATATGACAAAGGCGGTGATCACTTTTATGATTTGATCAGTGCATTTCACAAATCCGTGCGCGGCTCAGATCCAGACGCAGCGCTGTATTGGTACTGTCGCATTTTAGAAGGTGGCGGCGACCCGCTTTATGTTGGCCGTCGTTTGTTAGCTATTGCCAGTGAAGATATAGGTAACGCCGATCCAAGAGCAATGCAACTTGCAATTAATGCATGGGACACGTTTCATCGTGTGGGTCCAACTGAAGGCGAGCGAGCTATTGCACAAGCAACTGTGTATATGGCGTTAGCGCCGAAATCGAACGCGGTTTATAATGCATTTAAACAAGCTAGGGCGTTTGCCAAAGAAACTGGCCATTTGGAAGTACCTTTGCACCTTAGGAATGCCACATCTCCATTAACTCAAGGGTTAGGGCACGGTAAGGATTACCGTTATGCACATAATGAACCTAACGCCTATGCCGCCGGAGAAAATTATTTCCCAACAGAGACCGGCGCGGTGAGCTTTTATCAGCCAACCGAAAGAGGTTTGGAAAGAAAGTTAAAAGAAAAGATAGAGTACTTACGAGAATTAGATCAACAAGCGGCTGAGAATACTAAGGGCAAATTGCGATGA
- a CDS encoding TusE/DsrC/DsvC family sulfur relay protein — protein sequence MAINFEDRNIVTDKQGYLTNVDDWSEALAPIIAAQENIELTENHWQVVMFVRNFYLTYKTSPAIRALTKALKAEYGEEKANSRYLYRLFPKGPAKQATKIAGLPKPARCI from the coding sequence ATGGCAATAAACTTTGAAGATAGAAATATCGTTACCGACAAACAAGGTTACTTAACCAATGTTGACGATTGGAGTGAAGCGTTAGCGCCAATTATTGCTGCACAAGAAAATATTGAGCTTACCGAGAATCATTGGCAAGTCGTCATGTTTGTTCGAAATTTCTATTTAACCTACAAAACATCACCCGCTATCAGAGCGCTTACTAAGGCTTTAAAAGCAGAATACGGTGAAGAGAAAGCCAACAGTCGATACCTTTATCGTCTATTTCCAAAAGGCCCTGCAAAACAAGCAACTAAAATCGCTGGTTTACCAAAACCAGCTCGATGCATTTAG
- the tusC gene encoding sulfurtransferase complex subunit TusC, which produces MSHVVKHYAIVNTRASFDALSAKEALDAALILASYEMQVSIYFMADGVYQTQDNQNPELISMKDFIATFKALGFYDIEDINVCKRSLETRNLAQDFSLEDVNVLDKNHFTEKLNQADIVLTF; this is translated from the coding sequence ATGAGTCATGTTGTTAAACATTATGCGATAGTAAACACACGAGCGAGTTTTGATGCATTAAGTGCGAAAGAGGCACTTGATGCTGCTTTAATATTGGCCAGTTATGAAATGCAAGTATCGATTTATTTTATGGCTGACGGTGTGTATCAAACTCAAGATAATCAAAATCCAGAACTTATTTCTATGAAAGACTTTATCGCGACATTTAAAGCGTTAGGATTTTACGATATTGAGGATATCAATGTTTGCAAACGATCTCTTGAGACTAGAAACCTAGCTCAAGATTTTAGCTTAGAAGACGTAAACGTCTTAGATAAAAATCACTTTACAGAAAAACTTAACCAGGCAGATATCGTACTGACATTTTAA
- the crcB gene encoding fluoride efflux transporter CrcB: MNNAYYYLFVAIGGAAGACLRFFIANIVLNLLGKGFPFATLIVNISGSLIMGILYGLIEQGILEVTVYRTLIGIGFLGAFTTFSTFSLDTLLLMQQGEIMKAMLNVLLNVVLCVFAAGLGMFLITNK; this comes from the coding sequence ATGAATAATGCCTATTATTACTTGTTTGTCGCAATCGGTGGAGCCGCTGGTGCTTGTTTACGGTTTTTTATTGCAAATATTGTGCTAAATTTGCTAGGAAAAGGATTCCCTTTTGCCACCTTGATCGTTAATATATCGGGCTCCCTTATAATGGGAATATTATACGGATTAATTGAACAAGGTATTTTAGAAGTTACCGTTTACAGAACGCTGATTGGTATTGGTTTTCTCGGCGCTTTTACAACCTTTTCTACGTTTTCGTTAGATACATTGTTGTTAATGCAACAAGGTGAGATAATGAAAGCTATGTTAAATGTTCTATTAAATGTGGTGCTATGTGTTTTTGCAGCAGGTTTAGGAATGTTTTTAATAACAAACAAATAA
- a CDS encoding (2Fe-2S)-binding protein, producing MKRRKTMKTITINNQSFDIDVEEDMPLLWFLRDRLEITGTKFGCGSGLCGACTVHVDGVATRSCIMPIGTLAGKSITTIEGLSENGDHPLQKAWLENNVPQCGYCQAGQIMNAASFLATNKEPSDNDIDQAMQGNICRCGTYQRIKKAIKSAAYDLAKEA from the coding sequence ATAAAACGCAGGAAGACTATGAAAACAATCACAATTAATAATCAAAGTTTTGATATCGACGTTGAAGAAGATATGCCACTGTTATGGTTTCTAAGGGATAGATTAGAGATAACAGGGACAAAATTTGGTTGCGGAAGTGGATTATGTGGCGCTTGTACTGTGCATGTTGATGGCGTAGCAACTCGCTCATGCATCATGCCAATTGGCACCCTCGCAGGAAAATCAATCACCACTATTGAAGGACTTTCTGAAAATGGCGATCACCCATTACAAAAAGCATGGCTTGAAAATAATGTGCCGCAGTGCGGTTACTGTCAAGCAGGACAAATAATGAACGCTGCAAGTTTCCTTGCAACCAATAAAGAACCTTCTGATAACGATATTGACCAAGCTATGCAAGGCAATATATGCCGTTGCGGTACCTATCAACGAATTAAAAAAGCCATTAAGTCTGCGGCCTACGATTTAGCGAAGGAGGCATAA
- the lolA gene encoding outer membrane lipoprotein chaperone LolA → MLKKLVITSVIKSALALSAFATPAIIFSAYAADKVETQTNVLQQDAAIKSELQLKLTAVKGFSSSFEQQVIDADGNHIQTATGKLAVKRPNLIYWETLAPDETLVVSDGKTLWFYNPFVEQVSAFNAENAVTNTPILLLSGLADEQWAQYQVKKSNPDEFTIVSLDQDAQVKKLHLKFVQQDLVQFTVEDVTGQLSHFNLENIESNTLPSDDLFKFDLPEGVDFDDQR, encoded by the coding sequence ATGTTAAAAAAATTAGTAATCACTTCAGTGATAAAATCAGCGTTAGCGCTAAGTGCATTTGCAACACCGGCAATTATATTTTCGGCTTATGCGGCCGACAAGGTTGAGACTCAAACCAATGTTCTACAACAAGATGCCGCAATAAAATCAGAATTACAGTTAAAACTTACCGCGGTAAAAGGTTTTAGCAGTAGCTTTGAGCAACAAGTAATTGATGCTGATGGCAATCATATTCAAACGGCAACGGGTAAACTTGCGGTCAAACGTCCAAATCTAATTTACTGGGAAACTTTGGCACCGGATGAGACCTTAGTTGTCAGCGATGGTAAAACACTTTGGTTCTACAATCCGTTTGTAGAGCAGGTATCTGCATTTAACGCCGAAAACGCGGTAACGAATACGCCAATTTTATTATTATCAGGTCTAGCTGATGAACAATGGGCACAATATCAAGTTAAAAAAAGTAATCCAGACGAATTTACCATTGTGTCTTTAGATCAAGACGCTCAAGTTAAAAAGCTACACCTTAAGTTTGTACAGCAAGATCTTGTGCAGTTTACGGTTGAGGACGTAACAGGGCAGTTAAGTCACTTTAATTTGGAAAATATAGAATCCAATACTTTACCTAGCGACGATTTATTTAAGTTTGACTTGCCTGAAGGCGTAGACTTTGATGACCAGCGATAA
- a CDS encoding xanthine dehydrogenase family protein molybdopterin-binding subunit gives MNKHVSDLLHEYYQTQQDEAAVIETVANTFSRRSFLKAAGIATGGLVVGVSIPNITIAKTTAAEFNPNAFIHLSENGDLLIYCARCEMGQGISTALPAVVADEMEADWNKVTIEQAEGNEEKFGSQATGGSASIRKMYEPMRIAGASAKEMLIAAAAKVWNVKASDCYAENHFVINKLNNKKLGYGELASLAANIEVPASPTLKTKDQFKYIGKDLDRHDQGKVVVGKRTYGVDTKLPGMKYAAVVHCPVFGSKLESVNKNKAMQVKGVTDVVIIEPIAHPFSSVGAVAVVADNSWTAQKAAKLLEIKWLDGDNKVYNTKEYKAALVKSVEQPAQLAAERGDVDSALKNAKHVVKATYTGGHLCHAPMEPNASVVSVTDTGCEVWASTQSPGDIQKVLGQYLEREPASIKVNVMMSGGAFGRKFKCDYVHEAAVISKQIKAPVQLIWSREEDMRTGYYHSVNAQHIEASLDENGNVTGWLHRAAFPPIASLFNPSLDRAPANALGEIKNHPFNIPNMRSESGKAEAHTRIGWYRAVNAIFYGFAYGTFADELAHKANKPIVEFLNNIYDSNLSKKQNKKGRKHKAQVNRSKAVLALAAKHSGIGKELPAGEGIGIAVHHSFQSYVAMAVHVKVDGDNIKVLNVDCAIDCGQTLNTDGATAQMEGAVVMGMSLALATEITFKDGAVVNSNFHNYPVMRISDMPNVRVHIIDSDEKPTGLGEPGVAPFAPALSNAIFAASGKRYRDLPMKPMPV, from the coding sequence ATGAATAAGCATGTATCTGATTTACTCCATGAGTATTACCAAACACAGCAAGATGAAGCTGCTGTTATCGAAACTGTCGCTAATACATTTAGTCGAAGAAGCTTCTTGAAAGCGGCTGGCATTGCAACTGGCGGATTAGTCGTTGGCGTTAGTATTCCAAATATTACTATAGCTAAGACAACGGCAGCTGAATTTAATCCAAATGCGTTTATACACCTTAGTGAAAATGGCGATTTACTTATTTACTGTGCTCGATGTGAAATGGGTCAAGGTATCTCAACCGCACTTCCTGCCGTAGTTGCTGATGAAATGGAAGCCGATTGGAACAAAGTGACTATTGAACAAGCTGAAGGTAATGAAGAAAAGTTTGGTTCACAAGCTACCGGTGGCTCTGCTTCTATTCGAAAAATGTATGAACCAATGCGAATTGCCGGTGCAAGTGCGAAAGAAATGTTAATCGCAGCTGCGGCAAAAGTGTGGAACGTTAAAGCTAGTGATTGTTATGCCGAAAATCATTTTGTCATCAACAAACTAAACAATAAAAAGTTAGGTTATGGTGAATTAGCAAGTTTAGCTGCAAATATTGAAGTTCCAGCGTCACCGACATTAAAAACTAAAGATCAATTTAAGTATATTGGTAAAGACCTAGATCGACATGATCAGGGTAAAGTTGTCGTTGGTAAACGCACTTACGGTGTCGATACAAAACTTCCTGGCATGAAATACGCTGCCGTTGTTCATTGTCCTGTTTTTGGTAGCAAACTAGAATCGGTAAACAAAAACAAAGCTATGCAAGTTAAAGGCGTGACTGATGTCGTTATTATCGAACCAATTGCACACCCTTTTAGCTCTGTCGGCGCTGTAGCTGTTGTTGCTGACAATTCCTGGACTGCTCAAAAAGCTGCTAAGTTATTAGAAATAAAATGGTTAGATGGCGACAACAAAGTCTATAACACCAAAGAATATAAAGCAGCGCTTGTAAAAAGCGTTGAACAACCGGCGCAATTAGCTGCTGAACGTGGCGATGTCGATTCTGCATTAAAAAATGCTAAGCATGTAGTTAAAGCAACATATACGGGTGGTCATTTATGCCATGCGCCAATGGAACCAAATGCCAGTGTCGTTTCAGTTACCGATACTGGATGTGAAGTTTGGGCGTCAACACAAAGTCCTGGTGATATACAGAAAGTATTAGGCCAATACCTTGAACGCGAGCCAGCGAGTATTAAAGTTAACGTAATGATGTCTGGTGGTGCGTTTGGTCGTAAGTTTAAATGTGATTACGTACACGAAGCTGCGGTAATATCTAAACAAATTAAAGCACCAGTACAGCTAATTTGGAGCCGTGAAGAAGATATGCGTACTGGCTACTATCATTCTGTGAACGCGCAACATATTGAAGCGTCATTGGATGAAAATGGCAACGTAACGGGTTGGTTACACAGAGCGGCTTTCCCGCCGATTGCGTCACTATTTAATCCAAGTTTAGATCGAGCTCCTGCTAATGCTCTTGGTGAAATTAAAAACCACCCTTTTAATATTCCAAATATGCGAAGTGAATCAGGTAAAGCTGAAGCCCACACTCGTATTGGTTGGTATAGAGCGGTAAATGCAATATTTTATGGCTTTGCTTATGGCACCTTTGCCGATGAATTAGCTCATAAAGCAAATAAGCCGATTGTTGAGTTTTTAAATAATATTTACGACAGTAATCTTAGCAAGAAACAAAACAAAAAAGGTCGCAAACATAAAGCGCAAGTTAATCGTTCGAAAGCGGTATTAGCACTCGCGGCTAAGCATTCTGGTATTGGAAAAGAATTACCTGCAGGTGAAGGGATTGGTATTGCAGTTCATCACAGCTTCCAAAGTTACGTTGCGATGGCAGTACATGTTAAAGTTGATGGTGATAACATTAAGGTATTAAATGTTGATTGTGCTATTGATTGTGGACAAACGTTAAATACTGATGGAGCAACGGCGCAAATGGAAGGTGCAGTGGTAATGGGCATGTCTCTAGCGCTAGCGACTGAAATCACATTTAAAGACGGTGCGGTGGTAAATTCAAACTTCCACAATTACCCTGTAATGCGGATCAGCGATATGCCGAATGTTAGAGTGCATATTATTGATTCTGATGAAAAACCAACTGGTTTAGGTGAACCTGGTGTAGCACCATTTGCACCAGCGTTATCAAATGCAATTTTTGCAGCAAGTGGTAAACGCTATCGTGACTTGCCAATGAAACCTATGCCGGTGTAA
- a CDS encoding Bax inhibitor-1/YccA family protein, with protein sequence MQSQMGFTAASQSSAIEINKVLRNTYMLLGMTLAFSAVTAGVSMAMGLSHIAALVMTLVAFGLLFVVNKKADQASGIYWIFAFTGLMGASLGPMLNVYAGMPGGGALIMQALGGTALIFFALSAYALTSKKDFSFMGGFLMVGLVVAVIAMIANIFLAIPALSLAISAAVIMIMSGLILFDTSRIIHGGERNYIRATVSLYLNIYNIFVHLLHLLAVLSGNDD encoded by the coding sequence ATGCAATCTCAAATGGGTTTTACTGCTGCTAGTCAAAGTTCAGCAATTGAAATCAACAAAGTTCTACGCAATACCTACATGTTATTAGGTATGACGCTAGCGTTCAGTGCAGTAACTGCTGGTGTTTCAATGGCGATGGGACTATCTCATATTGCGGCTCTAGTAATGACCTTAGTGGCCTTCGGTTTATTATTTGTTGTAAACAAAAAAGCAGACCAAGCAAGCGGTATATACTGGATATTTGCTTTTACTGGTTTAATGGGCGCTTCTCTTGGACCAATGCTTAATGTTTATGCTGGTATGCCAGGTGGTGGTGCATTAATTATGCAAGCCCTAGGCGGTACAGCGTTAATTTTCTTCGCTTTATCAGCATACGCACTTACATCTAAGAAAGACTTCTCATTTATGGGTGGGTTCTTAATGGTAGGGCTAGTTGTTGCTGTTATCGCAATGATCGCAAACATATTTTTAGCTATCCCTGCACTATCACTAGCAATCAGTGCTGCAGTTATTATGATTATGTCTGGTTTGATTTTATTTGATACAAGCCGCATTATTCACGGTGGTGAGCGCAACTACATTCGCGCTACAGTATCGTTATACTTAAACATTTATAATATTTTTGTTCACTTATTACATTTATTAGCTGTTTTATCAGGTAATGATGATTAA
- the tusD gene encoding sulfurtransferase complex subunit TusD, whose amino-acid sequence MSSYALVVTTAPTENRTNTALQYASALVAAGHSITGIFFYQDGVLNGNQYIQTPSDEQNLLTAWAEFSAQTNTALHLCITAAERRGLTDSNDEKLSHNIHQAFTISGLGELAVLTANADKVVQL is encoded by the coding sequence TTGAGCAGTTATGCCCTTGTTGTAACGACAGCACCGACGGAAAATAGAACTAACACTGCATTGCAATATGCTAGTGCATTGGTCGCTGCTGGCCATAGTATAACTGGGATATTTTTCTATCAAGATGGCGTATTAAATGGTAATCAATATATTCAAACACCGAGTGACGAACAAAACTTACTAACGGCCTGGGCTGAGTTTAGCGCACAAACTAACACTGCCCTACACTTGTGTATTACTGCAGCGGAGCGCAGGGGTTTAACGGATAGTAACGACGAGAAATTAAGTCATAATATTCATCAAGCGTTTACTATCTCAGGCTTAGGTGAACTGGCGGTATTAACGGCAAATGCTGATAAGGTCGTGCAGTTATGA
- the tusB gene encoding sulfurtransferase complex subunit TusB, translating to MATLHLIRSNGFTCSKLDQCLSVLQQQDILLLIDDGVYNVAHSSIATIDNQWFALSSHMQARGLSSTAENVIGYQKMVELTEQATKVITWQ from the coding sequence ATGGCTACTCTACATTTAATTCGAAGTAATGGCTTTACCTGCAGCAAACTTGATCAGTGCCTTAGTGTATTACAGCAACAAGACATCTTGTTGTTGATTGACGATGGCGTGTATAATGTCGCTCATAGTTCGATCGCTACAATAGATAATCAATGGTTTGCACTATCTTCTCATATGCAAGCGAGAGGATTATCGTCAACAGCAGAAAATGTGATCGGGTATCAAAAAATGGTTGAACTCACTGAACAGGCGACTAAAGTAATCACATGGCAATAA
- a CDS encoding DNA-3-methyladenine glycosylase I gives MTLPNCRCPWLDETKPDYIDYHDKEWGVPVRDDKTMFEFLMLESAQAGLSWYTVLKKRENYRTAFEDFDVEKVAKFDDAKIEELLLNPGIIRNRLKVKSAITNAQLFIEVQKEFGSFCNYLWGFVDNKPIINELHQLSDYPATSGLSDIISKDLKNRGFKFVGSTIVYAHLQACGIINDHSVDCYRRLQIIEQY, from the coding sequence ATGACCTTACCTAATTGTCGATGTCCTTGGCTTGATGAAACAAAGCCTGATTATATTGATTACCATGATAAAGAATGGGGTGTCCCTGTTCGCGACGATAAAACGATGTTTGAATTTCTCATGCTTGAATCTGCCCAAGCCGGTTTAAGTTGGTACACAGTATTAAAGAAAAGAGAAAACTATCGTACTGCATTTGAAGATTTTGACGTTGAGAAAGTAGCTAAGTTTGATGATGCAAAAATTGAAGAGTTACTGTTAAATCCTGGGATTATTCGAAATAGATTAAAGGTAAAGTCTGCAATCACCAATGCTCAACTATTTATAGAGGTACAAAAAGAGTTTGGCAGCTTTTGTAATTACCTATGGGGTTTTGTCGACAATAAACCCATCATTAATGAACTGCATCAACTTTCTGACTACCCTGCTACTAGCGGTCTATCTGACATTATAAGTAAAGATTTAAAAAACAGAGGCTTTAAGTTTGTCGGGTCAACTATCGTATATGCGCACCTACAAGCCTGCGGTATCATTAATGATCATAGTGTTGATTGTTACAGGCGCTTACAAATAATTGAGCAATATTAG